In one Leishmania major strain Friedlin complete genome, chromosome 13 genomic region, the following are encoded:
- a CDS encoding putative lectin: MTAARAVPRLTPAQEHRGITAAIGHHSFAPPLLRQYYGDGEIPHWVISGSSVITDEYVRLTADQKSQTGHLWNTEPLDMDAFEVVVGFRVYRPMGGFGADGFGVWVAQPPRYDGPLFGRPSTFNGFGVLFDSYDNDNRRDNPMVSLVYNDGSNTKHFDSENDFMGDSVASCVFDFREIPEPNMATMRMVYFKGELQVYLSRNSEAAETECLKVTRLPMPKGKAYLSLSAQTGGVSEIHDILFVHLSPLAEAKYDHDVQQTTVPANGLHDARLYDNEAMNNRQTSEVPTATHPPTMVPQEAQPAQQQQQQQHYQEAQPAQQQQQHYQEAQPAQQQQQQHYQEAQPAQQQQQHYQEAQQQQHYQEAQQQQQHYQEAQPAQQQQQQHYQEAQPAQQQQQQNQPAAQATADIGEKERQRIEELERRLEELQGRNGYRATRHIEDEDVEELDGDGEDRQRRMRRVRRARTPRRNRVDQDE, translated from the coding sequence ATGACCGCCGCAAGGGCCGTGCCGCGgctgacgccggcgcaggAGCACCGCGGCATCACGGCTGCCATCGGCCACCACTCTTTtgccccgccgctgctgcggcagtaCTACGGTGACGGCGAAATCCCACACTGGGTCATCTCCGGCTCGTCTGTCATCACGGACGAATATGTGCGGCTCACGGCTGACCAGAAGAGCCAGACAGGCCACCTGTGGAACACGGAACCGCTGGATATGGACGCCTTCGAGGTGGTCGTGGGCTTCCGGGTGTATCGGCCAATGGGCGGCTTCGGCGCGGACGGCTTCGGGGTGTGggtggcgcagccgcctcgctATGACGGCCCCCTCTTTGGCCGCCCGTCCACCTTCAACGGTTTCGGGGTCTTGTTCGACTCGTACGACAACGACAACCGCCGCGACAACCCGATGGTGAGCCTCGTGTACAACGACGGGTCCAACACCAAGCACTTCGACTCTGAGAACGACTTCATGGGTGACAGCGTGGCCAGCTGCGTTTTCGACTTCCGCGAGATTCCCGAACCGAACATGGCCACCATGCGCATGGTGTACTTCAAGGGTGAGCTTCAGGTGTACCTGTCCAGAAACAGCGAGGCTGCAGAGACAGAGTGTCTCAAAGTCACCAGACTGCCGATGCCAAAGGGCAAGGCGTACCTCTCCTTATCTGCCCAGACCGGCGGTGTGTCGGAGATCCACGACATCCTGTTCGTTCACTTGTCACCcctggcggaggcgaagtACGACCACGATGTGCAGCAGACCACGGTGCCGGCCAACGGGCTCCACGACGCGCGGCTTTACGACAACGAGGCGATGAACAACCGCCAAACGTCAGAGGTGCCGACGGCTACCCATCCACCCACGATGGTGCCGCAGGAGGCACAgccggcacagcagcagcagcagcagcagcattaCCAGGAGGCACAgccggcacagcagcagcagcagcactaccAGGAGGCACAgccggcacagcagcagcagcagcagcactaccAGGAGGCACAgccggcacagcagcagcagcagcactaccaggaggcacagcagcagcagcactaccaggaggcacagcagcagcagcagcactaccAGGAGGCACAgccggcacagcagcagcagcagcagcactaccAGGAGGcacagccggcgcagcagcagcagcagcagaatcAGCCGGCCGCGCAggccaccgccgacatcggcgaaaaagagcggcagcgaaTTGAGGAGCTGGAGAGGAGGTTGGAAGAGCTTCAGGGTCGCAACGGTTACCGCGCCACGCGTCACATTGAGGATGAGGATGTGGAAGAGTTGGATGGGGACGGCGAAGACAGACAACGCCgcatgcggcgcgtgcgccgtgcacgcacgccccgTCGCAACCGCGTGGATCAGGATGAGTAG